The DNA window CCATTTTTAGGGCCACATGTGCTGCATCCCACTGGTTGATCTCCTGGGAGGGAAGTGCACTGACCTTCCACACTTGGTTAAGGAATAAATGAGGCATTCCCTGGGAAACTGTATCCCGATGGGGTCATGTTAGCATCCACCCTACCCAGCTTCATTATTTACAAAATGCACATCATTAGATCAGTCATTGTTTGGGGTGTGTTGTGATATTAGGACATCATCAGTAAAGCCACTGTTagttttgaaaggaaaaaaaaccctaaccctaatatacTGAGGCAATAAAGAGAACTATGGTTCATTACATTGAATTTGGTGTAGATTCAGAGATTAAggtatctctgagcccttcatgaggTGGCCTCTTCCAAGGATTTGATGTACTCTGAGTCCCCAGATGGTTACAGCAGAAGCAGGCATCACATGTGGACATGATGCAGAGGCAGTAATGAGAGTTCCCTTCTCTGGGTCCCTTGTTACAGACAATCCCTTAGAGTCACAAGGAAGATGCCTCTGTTTTTACTGGAATGGTCGTCCCCCAAATAATGCCTCCATGCCTGTAACCCTCAGCTGTGAGTATGCCCTTCAGTGATAAGAAAGTGAGTGGCACTTATGCCCCAAGGGGTCATTAGGAGAAATTTATTGGATAACATTTAGATGGGCctcaaatatatatgtgtgtaatatGTATTATATTCTAATATTCTATATTATGTAATATGTATTGTGTTCTAATAGATGAAGATTAGCAATTCAATAAATATGACCAGATTTCAATTGTATTAGACAATTTTGtccaaaatatttaatttcaaaataatctAGTGCATTACTATCACTTCATGTACATGTCTGTATAATTTATTACATTGATATACTTCTTTCCTGCCTTGATGGAGCTTAATGGTAATGAACTCATTCTGTGTCTCTGTTGTTCCTATCATCAGTGTAGTTCTGATAGTCCATGTTTGGGGGCATAGCATCTATTCCTTTATTTTTAGTGATCTCTGTTTTTACATGGAATCCAATAATCACCAATAAATAAGTAGTCTTTCTCATAGGAAAGAAACTTGGATTGCTATTTTCGGTCATTGTGAATAAAGCTGAATGAATATTGTCTTTCAATTTCTTGGTGCAAATAAGAGTTGCATCTTGGCGTGGAATTATAGGCCAAATTGTACAGCTTTCCTTAACCAAGTTTGCGACATAAGGAGATTATCAAATTTAAGCGTATTTTCTCAACCATTTATCATGTTAATCTTACATAACAAGAACATGGCATTTGACAAGTCTGAGATCCCTGCCAAGCCTCTTGTATTGAGCCAATATTTCAATTTCCTCAAATCTAACAGCTATTAACCTGTGATGGCATGCATTTCCCAGTGTCCTGGGATGTTCCTAGTCCTGAAGGCTCACAGGCTGCCTGAACACTGAAGTTGGGAGATTGTGTTATTATCATCATAGGATTCAGTTTCCGATATATTAACATGATGCTGTGGTTcttctgtttttcctttttttccccaacaCCTTTCATATTCTATCTTTTCACTCATTTTTCTTATCTCTTGACAGAAAATAAGCACAATCCCTCAGCCTAAAGTTTTGACTGAATCTGCAGGTAGTGATTATGAAGTCTGTCTCATCAAAGCAGCAGGTGTGGGTGTAGGTGCATATCGGGGTACAGATGAACACTGATGCAGCTGTGTCTCTATggcatgctgattttagatcttttgggtatatactaaggagtgggatagctgggtctagttttatgaggaatctccataatgcttttaaGAGTGATTGAATTAACttgcagtcctaccaacaatgatacttcataattatttgtattcttgagaattgccattctgcctggatttcaatgtagttttgatttgcatttctctaattgctaaagatattgaatactttttcatatacttcttggccatctgtatttcttcttttgtttacttctttttcccatttttaagtgggttatttgattttttcccatttatgatttttgagtttttaaatttattctggaTGTTATTGCCTCATCTGAGGATCAGGTGGGAAATatcttttcccattctgtagactctctaagcttttgtttgtttgattagtTGAGGTAAGTACTTCCTGGGGGGGGGAagatttttaacattattttaaacatttttaacatGACTGGATGCTGTGTTTATCAAATGTGATGATAAACTCAGGAAATACTGAAGTCCTTAATTATAAGAAGTTTCAAAGTGAGCAGAAATGTTCTGAGTATACGGACACATCAGCACTGTGCTACTTTTTGATGATTTTGTAATTAACactttaattaaaattttctacTTCAACTCAAAAATTTTCCAAAACGTTGCAacaagattaaaaaatatttatggacTTAAGTATTTATGGAATTATAatcatgaatttattttttgtatcCATATTTTTGTCAATCAACATTGATTAGAATCAATACAATCATTAGGGTCAATATACTGGGATACAGTATGATAATCTGTgcaatcataaaaaataaaaattaaggttCATTCAACATCAGTGTGACATTGGTAAAGACACTTCCTGGATGTTTGTATTTTCATGATATCTTAGCTAATATAATTCCATTCTTTATGTCCACAAATATAAAGCATATGGTTACATCTACAACAGGAATCAGTGTTCCTGGTATTAGTAACTATACTGCAAGACATTGAGTTTTGAAGGTTAGATCCATAAAACGGagacaatcagaaaaaaaaaaattgtggagaATTGAATTGTGTCCATGTGACCTCTGGGGTCAGAAAATCAGCCATTCCAAATTTCTATTTTCTATCCTCTCGGTCTTTAAACATATGCACTCCTGGGATCTGAATGATTGTAAAATTACTGGTCTAACGAGGAGCTTTGGATCTTGAGCCCCAGGGAAACAGAGAGCATAGAAATCAGCTCATGACCACCTCACTCAACAGACCTGCTTCATCAGGACACGGTGACGGGGCCTCTTCCCAGAGACGACTCCTCATGAACAGGACCCTGTTGACTCCTTTAGTTTCTCTGCGTTTCCTGAGGACAAACCTTCTATAGTTAATATCTGGTACAATGTCATCATGAACCCCTGCCTGTCTGTCCTGCTGATTCTACTCTCCCTGCTCATCAGCTCTGTGAATGCTCCGAGATGCTGAAACCATTTCTCTTGAAGCCAACCAGGTAATACAGAGTGGCTTAGGAAATGCTCTGGAATTGAAAGCAAGTATGTCACTAGAATTTCATCCTTGGAAACGGTTGCCGGGGGATAAGCAAAATGGGAGGGAGGAACAgggtcccccccccccgccccgtctCCTGTGAACCGTCTGCAAGAGGTTCTCATTCTGCGTGGAGTTCATCTTGAACTCTGTACAGCAATGATGATGTTTTAACATATTCTGAAATTCACTTGGATATTGTACAGATGTTGAGAAGTTAATTCGTGAGTGTACTAGTTGGTAGGGCTGCCCTAGCCAAGTACCAGAGATAGGGTGGCATAAAAGCAGAATTTCATTTTCTGaattctagaaataaaaagaCCATTGTGTCTCCAGGTGtgttttttttaagtgtttttcTGCTTTTGCCCATACATTTTCTTGTTACCCAATATTTCTTTCAGATTTATCAACAACATGGACACTAGAAACCACACAGCTGTTTCAGAATTCCTTCTCCTGGGACTGTCAGATGACCCAGCCCTGCAGCCCCTCATCTTCAGcctgttcctgtccatgtacctggtcacggtgcttgggaacctgctcatcatcctggccGTCAGCTCTGACGCccacctccacacccccatgtacttcttcctctccaacctgtcctttAATGACATCTGTTTAAGCACCACCACCATCCCCAAGATGCTGGTGAACATCCAAGCACAGAATCAGCACATCTCCTACACAGGCTGCCTCTCCCAGGTCTGCTTTGTcttgatttttattgttttagaaAATTGTCTCCTAACAGTGATGGCCTACGATCGCTATGTGGCCATTTGTTACCCGCTGAGGTACAATGTCATCATGAACCCCTGCCTGTGTGTCCTGCTGATGCTACTCTCCCTGCTCATCAGCTCTGTGAAtgccctcctccacactctgatgGTGCTGAGACTGTCCTTCTGCACAGCCCTGAAGTTCCCCCACTTCTTCTGTGAACTTGCTCAGGTCATCAAGCTGGCCTGTTCTGACACCCTCGTCAATAACCTCCTGGTCTATCTGGTCACTGGTCTCCTTGCTGTTGCGTCCATCTCTGGGATCATTTTCTCTTACACTCAAATTGTGTCCTCTGTCTTGAGGATGCCATCATCAGGAGGAAAGTATAAAGCCTTTTCCACCTGTGGGTCTCACCTGTCGGTTGTCTTCTTGTTCTACGGGACAGGTTTTGGAGTGTACATCAGCTCTGCAGTGACTGACTCCCCCAGAAATTCTGCAGTGGCCTCAGTGATGTACACTGTGGTCTCTCAGATGCTGAACCCCTTtatctacagcctgaggaacaggGACATGAAGGGGGCCCTGAGGAAGCTCATAGGAAGGACAGCTCCTCCTCTAGGATGCATTATCTGACTTGGATTTGGGCTTCCGGATCCGGTGAGTCACAGTGACAGGTCTCCTGGttcaccagaatgcctggttcttCCATCACTACATTGTTCTTAATGACAAAATAATGACCATGTGCATTTTAAATTGGCTTGAAACCTGagtgttatttttatttaacttgagaTATTTGACACATAATTCAAGTTCTTTAAGTAATTTTCTTTGCTTGGGCTTCAGAGAAGCAGAAACTGAAGCCGTGTTTCTCGTGTTAGCAAACTGTGCTCTGGTGCACTCTCTGAGAAAGGCAAACTCTGGACAAGGAGACCCAAGGATTTGGAAAACCTCCTCACCTCTGGGGAGGAAGGGGGAACAACAAGCTCCAGGGAGAAAGGAGGACAATGGGtcctggggaggggagggaagcaaCGGTCACTGAACTTCACAAATTTCCCATGACTTCCACAAGTTTTCCTGACTGCCCAACTgacacattctactgtcattgtCTTTAGTGATTAAGTCACACTAAACATTTTGCTATGATGGACTCTCACTAAACCCTACAAAAATCAGGCCCCTCTTGTAACCAGATGCCATTTTCTTTCCTGGAAATGTGCCCCTGCACTGCATAATGAAGAAAGCCTTTCTGATCTGTTGCGGTCCGGCCCTCTTTCTGCTAGGTTTGCTTTCAGAGACTCTCTTCAGCCTGATCCCGTGTTAGGGCACATGTGCCCATCTCACAGGGGGACCTCCTGTAAGCCCAAGAACTGAATTTCCCTGATCCATTAGGGGGGGAATGAGGAAAGCTGTATCCTTCTGCTGTCGCATTATCATCCACCCCTGAGTATCAGTGTAAAATCTACATAGTTAGATTATCTTAGAGACTTCAGATGATTTTGCAATATTGGAGTTTTATCTGTGAATATTCCATCAGTTCTTCAAGACAAGGAAAACCTAATTCTAGTGCACCAGGTAACAGGGTGCGCTTGATGCCTTGACTATATCCCTTGTGGCTTTAAAACTTacatgttcttttttcttttccctaaacTTCTTCTCCCTGACCTTCTTTCCCCCTGATCTCCTCTGATATTCTTTTCCCTCAACTTTTCCTCCCCATCCTCTTTTTTCCCTGATCTTCTCCTTCCCGATCTCTCCTCCCTagtctcattttctctgaatccCCTCTATAAAAGCCCCCTTTTCCTGCGGATGGACAGAATCACAGCctatgggacaggagtcccctgtgtttctcctttgctagcaaagccatgattttttccccttttactCAGAACCTTGTCCTTGTTAATGGATTGGCATCTGGGACAAGGACCC is part of the Callospermophilus lateralis isolate mCalLat2 chromosome 1, mCalLat2.hap1, whole genome shotgun sequence genome and encodes:
- the LOC143401333 gene encoding olfactory receptor 7G2-like, producing MDTRNHTAVSEFLLLGLSDDPALQPLIFSLFLSMYLVTVLGNLLIILAVSSDAHLHTPMYFFLSNLSFNDICLSTTTIPKMLVNIQAQNQHISYTGCLSQVCFVLIFIVLENCLLTVMAYDRYVAICYPLRYNVIMNPCLCVLLMLLSLLISSVNALLHTLMVLRLSFCTALKFPHFFCELAQVIKLACSDTLVNNLLVYLVTGLLAVASISGIIFSYTQIVSSVLRMPSSGGKYKAFSTCGSHLSVVFLFYGTGFGVYISSAVTDSPRNSAVASVMYTVVSQMLNPFIYSLRNRDMKGALRKLIGRTAPPLGCII